A genomic stretch from Juglans microcarpa x Juglans regia isolate MS1-56 chromosome 3S, Jm3101_v1.0, whole genome shotgun sequence includes:
- the LOC121258736 gene encoding uncharacterized protein LOC121258736, whose product MAAADGHKAISVAVPRLCSFADMVLDSPQPLPEVSVPFRAHTNVEGEVCVIFSKDELDRSAAPFQFSLVLKFLRQRPSLNAFRSFIRSGWGLLKQPVVSAMNRPRNVFIRMTSEEDFVKAFAREACDIDGIQYRAFHWNTDFQEDKEPVCVPVWIFLSGLPLNFFHESFLRSITAPIGRFLKRDNSTKCATRTDGARVCIEMDVSKEPLTALWIGTPRNPQSLYQEIEYETLPAYCMRFRVQGHNARTCKWMGKRREVEL is encoded by the coding sequence ATGGCAGCCGCCGATGGCCATAAGGCTATTTCGGTGGCCGTTCCTCGTCTGTGTTCATTTGCAGACATGGTACTGGACTCACCGCAGCCTCTCCCTGAGGTGTCGGTGCCTTTTAGGGCTCATACGAATGTGGAGGGGGAGGTTTGTGTGATTTTTTCAAAGGATGAATTGGATCGCTCTGCTGCTCCTTTTCAGTTCTCGTTGGTATTGAAATTCTTACGTCAAAGGCCATCTTTAAATGCATTTCGGTCGTTTATTCGGTCCGGATGGGGACTGCTTAAGCAACCAGTAGTTTCGGCAATGAATAGACCAAGGAATGTTTTTATCCGGATGACTTCGGAGGAGGATTTTGTGAAAGCGTTTGCAAGAGAGGCCTGTGATATCGATGGGATTCAATACCGAGCCTTTCACTGGAATACGGACTTTCAGGAGGATAAGGAACCTGTGTGTGTTCCAGTGTGGATTTTTTTGTCGGGTTTGCCGCTGAATTTTTTCCACGAATCCTTTTTACGTAGTATCACGGCCCCTATTGGAAGGTTCCTTAAGCGAGACAATTCTACGAAGTGCGCTACTCGAACGGATGGAGCAAGGGTTTGTATTGAGATGGATGTGTCTAAGGAACCGTTGACAGCTTTGTGGATTGGCACCCCGAGAAACCCTCAAAGTCTTTATCAGGAGATCGAGTATGAAACATTGCCTGCATATTGCATGCGTTTCCGTGTGCAAGGTCATAATGCGAGAACGTGTAAATGGATGGGTAAGCGACGGGAGGTTGAATTGTga